The genomic segment TCGAgtccatttcaaccaaaagaCCGTGAACAGCTCTTTCTTGGCATAACAAAAGGCCATGCAGCAGTGACAAACTTTCAGCTGTTAATACATCAACCCCTTTACGGAATGCAAAAATCAAATTATCATCATGATCACAAAGCAAACCTCCTCTCGAAGCAAGTCCCTAGCAAACACTGGCATCAGTGTTGAGTTTCAAATGATGAAGGGGAGGTTTATTTCACGCAGTAGTCAGAAAACCGAGAGGCTTTACCCTTCGACGTACCCAGGCAGCCCATGGATCATCCGGATCACCACGGAAATGACTTGGTTTGAAGACCCTAGCAGCACCCAGTTGTTCAACGAACCTGCTAACGATAAAAATTACTTGTTGGGCATCAAATGTTACCTCCTCAAAATGAGCATGATTTCTCGATTTCcacaaaaaccagaaaattaaagATGGTATAGCGGTACGTATCTGAAGAAATAGAATTAAACCAAGACATCCGCATTGTCGAAAGGGAATTAAACCAAGTTCATTTTTGTTCAACTCAATAAATAAACAAGTTAAACTTGAacacaatttcatttttattaaacTAATCCAACAAATTTAAACAGTAGGGTGCTTGATTTGATTAAATTCGTTTACACCCCTAAACACACCTTTAAGAAACAAAATGTCCACTCTTTCTGAATCCTCAATAGTTACAGAaatctaattttgaaaaataaatatttttaccCTCTGTCCTATATTTAGTGCAAATTGAGAATCACAACAAGTCAACTACTGTAAATTTTAACCAACTGCTGCTGTCATTTGCAAACTACTTTTTGACAGGTCAACCATTTTACACAACAAATGCCTGCAATTAAGAAATGAATCCTGCCAATCAATTCAACCTTCCTTTTCTACACTAGTTGACACACATTTTATAATTAGCAAAAGAAGTATCAATCACATCGGCTCTATGCTATAATATTCCTTAATCTCCATAATCATCTTAACATTAACCGATTCTCACGAAAGTCATCTTCATTAAAATCGGCTAGTTATTCACAGCAATGAACAGCCAATGGAGCCAAGCACAGATTGCACACAAATCTTCGCACACCAAATActacccacaaaaaaaaaaggacaaataaaaaaaattaataatctgCAATTTTGATGCTTGCCTTGCTACTCATTGCAGTCTTGATGAAGAAGCATGTCAACTACCTGTCTCATGGTAGGCCTGGCATCTTTGTCCTCCTCTGCACACTTGAGAGCTACGTCAATCAGAATTTCCATCCTTCTCATATCAAAGTCACCCTTTATTGTAGGGTCTACAATATCCTTTGTCTGAGATGCTCTTTCATCAGTTACCTTAATGTTTCCCTTTACCCAAGTGACCAGCCTTCTTGGCTCCACCACAATGCTCTCATCATTGGCATGGTTCCCAGTGGATCTCCGTCCTGTTATCATTTCCAGCACAACAATTCCATAGCTATAAACGTCAACTTTTGAGGTGATGGGGATATTAAACACCCACTCAGGTGCCATGTATCCTCTAGTTCCTCTAATCTTGGAGAACATTGAATTGTCAATGGCACTTCTATTCAATAATTTAGAGAGCCCAAAATCTGCTACCTTTGGCTGATAATCAGAGTTCAAAAGTATGTTCTGAGGCTTCACATCACAATGCAAAACCCATTCTAAGCACTCTTCGTGCAAGTAAGCAAGTCCCCTTGCTGTACCAAGAGCAATTTCATACCTTTTTTTCCAATCAAGTTTATCTGAATAAAGATTTTTCGCCAGTGAACCATGCTCCATGTATTCATACACCAAAAGCCTATGTTTCCCCTCAGCACAGTATCCCCAAATTTCTATCAAATTCATGTGGTTGAGCCTCCCAATTGTACGTATTTCTGCGAGAAATTCTGCTTCTCCCTGGATGGCTTCCTTGAGATATTTGATGGCAGCAACTCTACTATCTGAAAGCACACCTTTATATACAACACCACTTCCTCCGCGTCCTATTTCTTCGCTGAAATTCCTTGATGCCTTCTTCAGCTCAGCATAGGTGAATTTCCTGAATCCAGTTGCAACCTGAAGGTAACCTTGAATTCTTGCAATGGATCGCCATTGGGTTttaaacaagtaagtgagtaagCAGATGATCTCAAAAGCTCCAACTGCCAAAGTACACCACAGATAGGACTTCACTCGATCTTGTTTTATCTTGTTATAGGGTCTGTCTATTGGTGTGACTTGGTCTTTGCACTGTAAACTAAAATCTTGGTCAGAGTTCTGCAATGTGGTTACATTAAGCGCAGGCAATCTTATGTAAATAGGATCCTGATAATTCTGTGAACGATACCCATTGAACAAAATAGTCTTTGGGTAACAACTATAGTAGCCCATTGTTAGATCAAATTTGTACTGAAACCCTTTGCATTCACAGTAATTCAGGCATAAACTTTTACAACTCTCCAAGGAGGAATTAGGAAAGTAGCCAATATCATATCCATAATATTCGACATGGAGGAGTTGAATAAAACCTGAAGCACTTTCATTAGTGCAAGAGACTTGGAAATCAGGCTCACATCCATAAGACCAATCCGTCTGATTTATCATCCTGTATCCTGGAATACAGGTGCATTTTCTTCCAGCCTCAGGATCATAGATACATAAACTGTTGGTGCCACAAATACCATGGATCTTGCACGGTTCAGAATTGTGTACCCATGTAACTCGCCAACTTCCATTAGCTTTATCTAGACTGTGGACCCGAAGGCTGCCATCAACGTCAAGAACCAATCTTCTCAATGGTCCAATGCCATGATCAGACGTATAAAATTGCAGCAGATCAGATGACTGAAAATAGCCAGATTCATCTAACACAGCAATCTTACTACCATTAAAAGATGATCTCCCAGCATCCCAAATATTTAACCATGGATCAGGCCAATATACAGTAGTTATTTCAGGACCCTCATACCGAAGATGTAGGACACTATCACTATCAAAGTACAACTTGTAAAAACCAGAAGAATAATTGGTTGTGCTTCTGGAAGATACAAGAATTGTCTCACTAGTAAACAACTGCCCTGGAAGAAGTGTATTGGTTGGGAAGTCAAAACTTTGCCAAAGGAATTCACCATCAGAAGTGCTGAGAACAAGATTGCCATTGTCTTGAAGTTTCAATTGGACAGAAGAGTTTGATTTTGTATTACTTGTCCAAACACTGAACTGCCCTGCATCTGTCAATAACAGATTCCCTGAATCCAGCAGAGAGAGGCCAGAATGTTTTCCATTGACAGGTTGATTTCGATTGGCCATCCAAACAACTGTGTAGTTTCCATCCTGTGCCTCGGTGAACCATATCGAGAAGCAATAAGAATTTTCACCAACAATGAGAAATCCAGCAGTGAAAATCCCATCTGGGCTTGAAATTAGAACATCCTGTATAGAAAGCAATGAGCCTTTCGTTAAAGTAGTATAGGTTGTGGAGGAAGATGGAATAGGCATTGACAGGAATAAGGAAGAAAGGAGAATTGGAAGTAGGACAGCCATGGCATGTCAACGACTTGATTACTCCAATTCTGGAGTTGAATTGGCTTAAACAAAATGCCATCTATACACACTGTTCATCATTTGAAAAGTGACAACATGCACACTTAGTCAACTGCAGTACATGATCCTTTCTCCATTATATCTATCCATTTTTTCTGTCTAATGTATGTAGTTTCACTTCTGATTAATACTGCTGATGTGACACATAACATTAAATGCATATTTAGGAGGTGTTTGGTAAATgggtttcaaattcaataatATTGTAATTGTACCCATAGTCTTTTACTTTGGAATTCACGCCGCATGATTCAGATAAGACTATGCAAGCATTTGAGGACAAGATTCTTGAATTTATCAGAGTTACAGTTACGTGCAGTCATGTTGATTCAAAAAGTTGGACGTCCATgctaaaattgaatttgaaacccaTTTACCAAACATCCCCTTAATATGCATTCAATGTTATGTGTCACATGAACAGTATTAATAAGTAGAACTACGTAATTTTGCATGGGACAGGAAAAGTGGACATATATAATGGACAGAGAATCTCATTTGGGCAAATAGTTGACTAAATTGCAAGTATAATAATTAACATTTTGAAATTAACCATCGAAAAAGTCATTGAAAGGTTCTATGGTGCAAAATCACAGTAATAAAATATGGCAAAAATTGAATCATAAACTTATTAATCTATTTTAATGATATACTGATTTTGACATAATTACTTTTATAGTCTGATCAAAATTGCATAACCCTAATAAAAATTGTAAATATATTGGGTAGCGTTTGACAAGccattaaaacaaaattttaatttctaaaCTCTTGTATTAATTCTGACaatgtttaattttcttttgatttaatCATAGCACTCGTTCTTTTGAAAGCTAAGCAATACTCGTGACTAGATCTTATATTTTGTACTTGCCcaagattttctttttcttgtaaaaatttatttgtttattggtataaattttaaaactatggaagaaagaaaattaaagatATAAATTAGTAATTAATTTCATATGTATCGTTCATgtaaataaagaaattttctaaCCACATTAAAAAAGCAATAAAGAGTTAATAGGTATAGATAGTAGTATTTTTGAAAATGAATAATTAACAGAGATTTCCTTTTGTTGCAATGGTTAATTTGCACAATTTGTGGTTCACTTTATTTCACCTGTAAGCTGTAAACAACCATATAAACTTCTTATTCACAAAACAATTTTATAACTATATGTTActtatgttttgagaaaatataGTTTAACCCAAAAGATATCTTGCAATATTTTGGGTTCATTTAAGAAACTATACCTATTTTACTTAGAATAATTATAACGCAATATATCTTTTTCCTCTCATCTTTTGCTTAATATATTATGAACAAATATTGATGTGCATGAGTTTAGATGTTTAGAtgcataaaataaataatagaagaaaCAACTAAAATTGGTGACTGAACTTAAACCAAAATGGAAAATATTACATTACCGTTGGgatataaaaattttcgttcAGTGTGACTTTACCATTTGAATCAAtgataatttattaatttattgagTGTACTTACAATTCAAAGAAACACTCATTTAATTAGctaaatttttgttttcttttataaaaGTATGAATTATTCTATTAATAAAAGGAGGCTAAAAGTCTACTTGATTTGCAATTATAATTTAATTCTATTAATGTCTTTAATGTACATACGTACGTGATATCATTTTTCTATTATCAAATGGTCCAAAAGACTTAGAAATATTAAATGATGGATGTTCACTTTCATTTTATTAAATGCATacaataaatcaaattaataatattatgtatataaatGATAAGAAAGTCATCTTCTAATAAATAAACACAAAGGTTTGTTACATATCTCATTATTAAACGATGATTTTCTTATAATAAACAAACACAAAGTCTTGTTACATATCTCATTGTTAAATTATGACTTTCATATAATAAACATGTTAGGATTCAGGCGCGGAACAAataactattgagatatcaagtgcacaacaatttaatgagaaaCAAGCCTCAAAcatgaaagataaacgacacacaatatttaacgtggttcgactccaccattgagcctacgtccacggagagaaacctGTTCTTcattatgagaggaaaatccTATACAAAAAATACAACTTGAATCTAAgtccaacccttgtataccatctcttatctctcaagaaccctctctcacaccccatgtataaggctacatgatgCCTCTTATGTCTCCTTGTATGTCTCTATTGTGTAGTATgtcaacccacctatttatagagaacattactgccaaaaaatcaaataacaattggaaaccaatactatttcctaaactcatatagagtagAAAATAGTATCTAATTCTAGCTAAATAGGGCTTTACTTGACTattacttcaagtaactaaatccaattaggaaactagttacttcccacACCAAATAGGAATcttgactaaaagaaattaagccaatttcctaacacttgttaggatccaagcgcggaacaaacaactattgagatatcaagtgcacaacaatttaatgaggaacaagtcacaagcatgaaagataaacgacacacaatatttaacgtggttcaactccaccattgagcctacgtccacggagagaaacctGTTCTTcattatgagaggaaaatccTATACAAAAAATACAACTTGAATCTAAgtccaacccttgtataccatctcttatctctcaagaaccctctctcacaccccatgtataaggctacatgatgCCTCTTATGTCTCCTTGTATGTCTCTATTGTGTAGTATgtcaacccacctatttatagagaacattactgccaaaaaatcaaataacaattggaaaccaatactatttcctaaactcatatagagtagAAAATAGTATCTAATTCTAGCTAAATAGGGCTTTACTTGACTattacttcaagtaactaaatccaattaggaaactagttacttcccacACCAAATAGGAATcttgactaaaagaaattaagccaatttcctaacacttgttaggatccaagcgcggaacaaacaactattgagatatcaagtgcacaacaatttaatgaggaacaagtcacaagcatgaaagataaacgacacacaatatttaacgtggttcaactccaccattgagcctacgtccacggagagaaacctgttcattatgagaggaaaatcctatacaagaatacaacttgaacccaATCCCAACTCTTGTATgccatctctcatctcccaagaacgCTTTCTCACACCCTATGTATAAGACTATATGATGCCCCTTGTGTCTCCTTGTGTTTCTCTTTGTGTGTTCTTGTGTGTCTTTAtgtagtatgccaacccacctatttatagagaacattactgtcaaaaaaattaaataacaattggaaactaatactatttcctaaactcatatagagtagAAAATAGTATTTCATTCTAGTTAAATAGGGCTTTACTTGACTattacttcaagtaactaaatccaattaaaaaactagttacttcccacACCAAATAGGAATcttgactaaaagaaattaagccaatttcctaacaaatctccaccttggcgaatatttcttttagcaaa from the Coffea arabica cultivar ET-39 chromosome 11e, Coffea Arabica ET-39 HiFi, whole genome shotgun sequence genome contains:
- the LOC113708444 gene encoding putative receptor protein kinase ZmPK1, whose amino-acid sequence is MPIPSSSTTYTTLTKGSLLSIQDVLISSPDGIFTAGFLIVGENSYCFSIWFTEAQDGNYTVVWMANRNQPVNGKHSGLSLLDSGNLLLTDAGQFSVWTSNTKSNSSVQLKLQDNGNLVLSTSDGEFLWQSFDFPTNTLLPGQLFTSETILVSSRSTTNYSSGFYKLYFDSDSVLHLRYEGPEITTVYWPDPWLNIWDAGRSSFNGSKIAVLDESGYFQSSDLLQFYTSDHGIGPLRRLVLDVDGSLRVHSLDKANGSWRVTWVHNSEPCKIHGICGTNSLCIYDPEAGRKCTCIPGYRMINQTDWSYGCEPDFQVSCTNESASGFIQLLHVEYYGYDIGYFPNSSLESCKSLCLNYCECKGFQYKFDLTMGYYSCYPKTILFNGYRSQNYQDPIYIRLPALNVTTLQNSDQDFSLQCKDQVTPIDRPYNKIKQDRVKSYLWCTLAVGAFEIICLLTYLFKTQWRSIARIQGYLQVATGFRKFTYAELKKASRNFSEEIGRGGSGVVYKGVLSDSRVAAIKYLKEAIQGEAEFLAEIRTIGRLNHMNLIEIWGYCAEGKHRLLVYEYMEHGSLAKNLYSDKLDWKKRYEIALGTARGLAYLHEECLEWVLHCDVKPQNILLNSDYQPKVADFGLSKLLNRSAIDNSMFSKIRGTRGYMAPEWVFNIPITSKVDVYSYGIVVLEMITGRRSTGNHANDESIVVEPRRLVTWVKGNIKVTDERASQTKDIVDPTIKGDFDMRRMEILIDVALKCAEEDKDARPTMRQVVDMLLHQDCNE